One genomic segment of Chitinophaga sancti includes these proteins:
- the rpsI gene encoding 30S ribosomal protein S9 has translation MEKQKNTIGRRKEAVARVYISKGTGAITINDKDYKEYFALVYLQNQVELPLKTIDALDKFDIKVNAAGGGIKGQAEAVKLGIARGLCEVNIEFRPALKAAGLLKRDPRGVERKKPGKAKARRSFQFSKR, from the coding sequence ATGGAAAAGCAAAAAAATACTATTGGTCGTCGTAAGGAAGCCGTAGCTCGCGTGTATATCAGCAAGGGCACTGGTGCAATTACAATCAACGACAAAGACTATAAAGAATATTTCGCGCTGGTTTACCTGCAGAATCAGGTAGAACTGCCGTTGAAAACTATCGACGCTCTGGATAAATTTGATATAAAGGTAAATGCTGCTGGTGGTGGTATCAAGGGTCAGGCTGAGGCAGTGAAACTTGGTATTGCACGTGGTCTGTGTGAGGTGAACATCGAGTTCCGCCCTGCACTGAAAGCGGCTGGATTGCTGAAACGTGATCCTAGAGGCGTTGAACGTAAGAAACCAGGTAAAGCTAAAGCTAGAAGAAGCTTCCAGTTCTCTAAACGCTAA
- the rpsB gene encoding 30S ribosomal protein S2 — protein MENNTSLQQQLLEAGVHFGHLKKKWNPKMLPYIFAEKKGIHIIDLNKTVEGLQDAAAALKSIAKSGKKIMFVATKKQAKEIVAEAAKRVNMPYVTERWLGGMLTNFTTIRKSVKKMQSIEKMLTDGTFDSITKKERLTLTRDKEKMEKVLGGIAQLARVPAALFLVDISHEHIALAEARRLGISTFGMVDTNSDPTKVDFAVPANDDATKSIAIITNYIAAAIAEGLSERANEKTDDVVEEEEEDNKALKFELEGGDDRGGERGRKPGGRGPGGPGGNNNRPGGGGGNRPGGNNNRPGGGGNRPGGGGNRPGGGGGGQRRPAGSGGSRPGGGGR, from the coding sequence ATGGAAAATAATACCTCATTGCAGCAGCAGTTACTGGAGGCTGGTGTACACTTCGGTCACCTGAAGAAGAAATGGAATCCAAAGATGCTGCCTTACATTTTCGCAGAAAAGAAAGGTATTCACATCATAGATCTGAATAAAACCGTTGAAGGTTTACAGGATGCAGCAGCAGCGCTGAAATCTATAGCTAAGAGCGGTAAAAAGATCATGTTCGTTGCAACAAAAAAGCAAGCTAAAGAAATCGTAGCAGAAGCGGCTAAGCGTGTAAACATGCCTTACGTGACTGAAAGATGGTTAGGTGGTATGCTTACCAACTTCACCACTATCCGTAAAAGCGTGAAGAAAATGCAGAGCATCGAGAAAATGCTGACTGATGGTACTTTCGATAGCATCACTAAGAAAGAGCGTTTGACCTTAACACGTGATAAGGAGAAAATGGAGAAAGTTCTGGGTGGTATCGCTCAGCTGGCTCGTGTTCCTGCAGCGCTGTTCCTGGTTGACATCAGCCATGAGCACATTGCACTGGCAGAAGCTCGTCGTCTGGGTATCTCCACCTTCGGTATGGTAGATACTAACTCTGATCCTACCAAGGTAGACTTCGCAGTACCAGCGAACGATGATGCTACTAAATCTATCGCAATCATCACTAACTATATCGCTGCAGCAATTGCAGAAGGTCTGTCTGAAAGAGCGAATGAGAAAACTGACGACGTAGTAGAAGAGGAAGAAGAAGACAACAAGGCACTGAAGTTCGAACTCGAAGGTGGTGATGATCGTGGTGGTGAGAGAGGTCGTAAGCCAGGTGGTCGTGGTCCAGGTGGTCCAGGTGGCAACAACAACCGTCCAGGCGGTGGTGGTGGCAACCGTCCAGGTGGCAACAACAATCGTCCAGGTGGTGGTGGTAACCGTCCAGGTGGCGGTGGTAACCGTCCAGGCGGCGGTGGCGGCGGACAGCGTCGTCCTGCAGGTTCTGGTGGTAGCAGACCAGGTGGTGGCGGAAGATAA
- the tsf gene encoding translation elongation factor Ts encodes MAATITAADVNKLRQQTGAGMMDCRKALVESDGDFEKAVDYLRKKGQKVAALRSDRETKEGVIIAKTAADGQTGVIVALGCETDFVAKNEDFIKFAQSLVDLALTSGVNTVEELGAASLDGATVSDKVNDQVAKIGEKITLARFEKISAASVTAYIHGNYRMGVLVGFNEAVAEEVGKDVAMQIAAMNPIAVDAAGVSEDLIAREKAIALEQIAAEGKTGDMAEKIAMGKVNKFFKDNTLLQQAFVKDNNKTVADYLKSVSAGLKVTGFSRIALG; translated from the coding sequence ATGGCAGCAACAATTACAGCAGCTGATGTAAACAAACTGCGTCAGCAGACAGGTGCAGGGATGATGGATTGCAGAAAGGCGCTGGTAGAAAGCGATGGTGATTTTGAAAAAGCAGTTGATTATCTGCGTAAAAAAGGCCAGAAAGTAGCCGCTTTACGTTCTGACCGTGAAACTAAAGAAGGTGTTATCATTGCTAAGACTGCTGCTGATGGCCAGACTGGTGTGATAGTAGCCCTGGGTTGCGAAACTGACTTCGTAGCTAAGAATGAAGATTTCATCAAGTTTGCGCAGTCTCTGGTAGACCTGGCACTGACTTCCGGTGTTAACACCGTAGAAGAACTGGGTGCAGCTAGCCTGGACGGTGCAACTGTAAGTGATAAAGTAAACGACCAGGTTGCTAAGATTGGTGAGAAAATCACCCTGGCACGTTTCGAAAAAATCAGCGCTGCTTCTGTAACTGCTTATATCCACGGTAACTACCGCATGGGTGTACTGGTAGGTTTCAACGAAGCTGTAGCTGAAGAAGTAGGTAAGGATGTGGCAATGCAGATCGCTGCTATGAACCCAATCGCTGTTGATGCGGCTGGTGTTTCTGAAGATCTGATTGCACGTGAAAAAGCAATCGCTCTTGAGCAGATCGCTGCTGAAGGTAAAACAGGAGACATGGCTGAAAAAATCGCTATGGGTAAGGTGAACAAGTTCTTCAAAGACAATACCCTGTTACAGCAGGCGTTTGTGAAAGATAATAATAAGACTGTTGCTGATTATCTGAAGTCTGTAAGTGCAGGTCTGAAGGTAACAGGATTCAGCAGAATCGCATTGGGGTAA
- the pyrH gene encoding UMP kinase — MLPKYKRILLKLSGESLMGEGNYGIDHKVISQYAYDIKAATDLGVQVAVVIGGGNIYRGMNEKETGIERAQGDYMGMLATVINGMAMQSGLEKVGLYTRLQSAIKMEQIAEPYIRRRAIRHLEKGRVVIFGAGTGNPYFTTDTAASLRAIEIQADVILKGTRVDGIYTADPEKDPTATKFETITFSEVYQKSLNVMDMTAFTLCQENKLPIIVFDMNRPGNLLQVIMGKNVGTLVKA, encoded by the coding sequence ATGTTGCCAAAGTACAAGCGTATTTTACTTAAACTAAGCGGTGAGTCCCTGATGGGCGAAGGTAATTACGGGATCGATCACAAGGTGATCTCACAGTATGCATACGATATTAAAGCTGCTACTGATCTGGGCGTGCAGGTTGCGGTCGTGATCGGTGGTGGTAACATCTATCGTGGTATGAACGAAAAAGAGACAGGTATTGAGCGTGCTCAGGGCGACTATATGGGGATGCTGGCAACAGTTATCAATGGTATGGCCATGCAGAGTGGCCTGGAAAAGGTTGGTTTATATACCCGCCTGCAATCTGCTATCAAAATGGAGCAGATCGCTGAGCCTTATATCCGCCGCCGTGCCATTCGCCACCTGGAAAAAGGCCGTGTTGTGATCTTTGGTGCTGGTACCGGTAACCCGTACTTCACTACAGATACCGCTGCTTCCCTGCGTGCGATCGAAATCCAGGCAGATGTGATCCTGAAAGGAACCCGTGTAGATGGTATCTATACCGCTGATCCGGAAAAAGATCCAACCGCTACAAAATTTGAAACCATTACCTTCTCTGAGGTGTATCAGAAATCACTGAATGTGATGGATATGACCGCTTTCACACTGTGCCAGGAGAATAAACTCCCGATTATCGTGTTTGACATGAATCGTCCGGGCAATCTGCTACAGGTGATTATGGGGAAGAATGTGGGGACACTTGTAAAAGCATAA
- a CDS encoding DUF3298 and DUF4163 domain-containing protein: MRTILLITISAILLISCGDRHPKQAAASLPDFKTTPYFYVQLKGTLAGKNITMELTKANPAMYRGYYSYEETGEPIAIWGNLDQNKMLVLYESTDEKEERFFTGLLDSAGVYKGKWRGKGTTYEYTLVPDMKETTPLSVYYGEDSAKLLPGNPASPVAVATNAIIWPAPTLDEETKAFIRSTVTGNPSLDNPVRYLRRDIDSFLVTYKMTEKDIDTTQEIPATASWSADADMRVVYNHYPYLSIESFTYEYTGGAHGNYGSIYKVLDLKNKKVLTTEDLFKPGYKEALPALLEKAYRRIFWVSEENTLKDQLLVDQIPVNENFFITEKGIGFCYTPYEIGPYAMGQITLFLPFTELKAYLK; encoded by the coding sequence ATGAGAACCATACTCCTTATTACTATCTCAGCTATTTTACTGATATCCTGTGGCGACAGGCATCCCAAACAGGCTGCTGCAAGTCTCCCTGATTTCAAGACCACACCCTATTTTTATGTACAATTGAAAGGTACGCTGGCAGGGAAGAACATTACGATGGAACTGACCAAAGCCAATCCGGCCATGTACCGTGGATATTATAGTTACGAAGAGACCGGGGAGCCGATCGCCATCTGGGGAAACCTGGACCAGAACAAAATGCTGGTATTATATGAGAGTACGGATGAAAAGGAAGAACGCTTCTTCACAGGTTTACTGGACAGTGCCGGTGTATATAAGGGAAAATGGAGAGGAAAAGGGACTACCTATGAGTACACCCTCGTACCTGATATGAAAGAAACTACTCCCCTGAGTGTATATTATGGAGAAGATTCTGCGAAGCTGCTGCCAGGTAATCCTGCCTCCCCGGTAGCAGTAGCTACTAACGCCATTATCTGGCCGGCGCCCACCCTGGATGAGGAGACAAAGGCTTTCATTCGCAGCACTGTAACCGGCAACCCTTCCCTGGACAATCCGGTTCGTTACCTCAGAAGAGATATTGACTCCTTTCTGGTCACTTACAAAATGACTGAAAAAGATATCGATACCACACAGGAAATTCCTGCCACCGCCAGCTGGTCAGCCGATGCCGATATGAGAGTAGTGTATAACCATTATCCTTATCTGAGCATTGAATCATTCACCTATGAGTATACAGGTGGTGCACACGGCAATTACGGCTCAATTTACAAGGTTTTAGATTTGAAGAACAAGAAAGTATTAACTACAGAAGACCTGTTTAAACCGGGCTATAAAGAGGCATTACCGGCATTGCTGGAAAAAGCGTACAGAAGAATTTTCTGGGTGAGTGAGGAAAACACATTGAAAGACCAGTTGCTGGTCGATCAGATCCCCGTGAATGAGAACTTCTTCATCACGGAAAAGGGCATTGGGTTCTGCTATACCCCGTATGAGATCGGGCCTTATGCAATGGGGCAGATTACTTTGTTCTTACCCTTTACAGAGCTCAAAGCATACCTGAAATAA
- the pdxH gene encoding pyridoxamine 5'-phosphate oxidase, protein MLNKKVADLRKDYTLAELDEKEVAQDPFQQFEKWWNEAITGEIEEANAMTLATSSSAGIPTTRIVLLKSFDADGFVFFTNYDSRKGHEMAANPHVSLLFFWKELQRQVRIDGIVSKVDAGMSNEYYNSRPLGSRIGAIASPQSKVIPNRSFLEEKVKTVTEKYEKNAPERPENWGGYIVKPVAIEFWQGRSSRLHDRIQYSQEGSSWKIERLAP, encoded by the coding sequence ATGCTAAATAAAAAAGTTGCTGACCTGCGTAAGGATTATACCCTTGCTGAGCTGGATGAAAAGGAAGTAGCCCAGGATCCCTTTCAACAATTTGAAAAGTGGTGGAATGAAGCCATCACCGGAGAGATAGAGGAAGCCAATGCGATGACGCTGGCCACTAGTAGCTCCGCAGGTATTCCTACTACCCGCATCGTATTGCTAAAGAGCTTTGATGCAGATGGTTTTGTGTTTTTTACCAATTATGATAGCCGTAAAGGTCATGAAATGGCGGCTAATCCGCACGTATCTCTGTTGTTTTTCTGGAAAGAGCTGCAAAGACAGGTGCGTATAGACGGAATTGTATCCAAAGTGGATGCGGGTATGAGTAATGAATATTACAACAGCCGTCCGCTGGGTAGTCGTATTGGTGCTATAGCTTCTCCACAGAGCAAGGTGATACCTAACAGGAGTTTCCTGGAAGAGAAGGTAAAGACAGTGACTGAAAAATATGAGAAAAATGCTCCAGAGAGACCGGAAAACTGGGGGGGGTATATTGTGAAACCGGTTGCAATTGAGTTCTGGCAGGGACGCAGTAGCCGACTTCATGACCGTATCCAGTACAGTCAGGAAGGGAGTAGCTGGAAAATAGAGCGCCTGGCGCCATGA
- a CDS encoding 30S ribosomal protein THX, with the protein MGRGDIKTKKGKIFSGSFGKSRPAKPAKAAAVKAAKAAAKQA; encoded by the coding sequence ATGGGTAGAGGTGATATCAAAACCAAAAAAGGTAAGATTTTCAGTGGTTCTTTCGGAAAATCAAGACCTGCTAAGCCAGCTAAAGCTGCTGCTGTTAAAGCTGCAAAGGCTGCTGCAAAACAAGCCTAA
- a CDS encoding HU family DNA-binding protein encodes MNKAELIDKLAKDAGITKTQANEALDSFTKAVADTLKKGGKVTLVGFGTFSVSKRAARNGRNPQTGQIIKIKAKKVAKFKAGKALSDKL; translated from the coding sequence ATGAACAAAGCCGAATTAATCGACAAACTGGCAAAAGATGCCGGTATCACTAAAACCCAAGCTAACGAAGCACTGGATTCTTTCACTAAAGCTGTTGCTGATACCCTGAAAAAAGGTGGTAAAGTAACCTTAGTAGGTTTCGGTACTTTCTCTGTTTCTAAACGTGCTGCTCGTAACGGTAGAAACCCACAGACTGGCCAGATCATCAAGATCAAAGCTAAGAAAGTTGCTAAATTCAAAGCTGGTAAGGCTCTGTCCGACAAGCTTTAA
- a CDS encoding DUF4286 family protein, whose protein sequence is MIIFNVTTMVSHPINDRWMQWMKEDQIPAIMNTGLFHDYRMCRLLEQDEEDGLTYSVQFFADTLENYQTYIDEYAPVLQKRAYDLFGSQFVAFRTVMQVV, encoded by the coding sequence ATGATCATATTTAACGTTACCACAATGGTGTCGCATCCTATCAACGACAGATGGATGCAATGGATGAAGGAAGACCAGATCCCAGCTATCATGAATACCGGTTTATTCCATGATTACCGCATGTGCAGACTGCTGGAACAGGATGAGGAAGATGGTCTCACCTACTCTGTACAATTCTTTGCAGATACACTCGAGAACTACCAAACTTACATAGACGAATATGCGCCAGTACTCCAAAAGAGGGCTTATGACCTGTTTGGAAGCCAGTTTGTAGCCTTCAGAACAGTGATGCAGGTAGTTTAA
- a CDS encoding exodeoxyribonuclease III, which translates to MRIISYNVNGLRSAMTKGFTEWLKTDPADIICLQEIKAHKDNVDFQQFDELGYEHYWYPAQKKGYSGVAVLTKIKPDHVQYGNGYMQSDAEGRVMRLDFGDITLVNTYIPSGTSGDERQTYKYQWLDEFFGYLHTLKATRPNIIVCGDYNIVHKPIDIHDPVGNKNSSGFLPEERAWLDKLYENGFVDTFRHFCSDPHQYSWWSFRANARNNNKGWRIDYISVTTPLQEKLKEAKIYADIKHSDHCPIYLQLSH; encoded by the coding sequence ATGAGAATCATATCGTACAATGTAAACGGGCTTCGTTCCGCCATGACAAAAGGCTTCACAGAATGGCTCAAAACTGATCCCGCCGATATCATCTGCTTACAGGAAATCAAAGCGCACAAAGACAATGTAGACTTCCAACAGTTTGACGAGCTTGGCTATGAACACTACTGGTATCCTGCCCAGAAAAAAGGCTACAGCGGTGTAGCTGTACTCACTAAGATAAAACCAGACCATGTACAATATGGAAATGGCTACATGCAGAGCGATGCCGAAGGCAGGGTAATGCGCCTCGATTTTGGGGATATCACACTCGTTAACACATATATCCCTTCAGGCACCAGTGGAGACGAAAGACAAACCTATAAATACCAATGGTTGGATGAGTTCTTTGGCTACCTCCATACACTCAAAGCCACAAGACCTAATATAATAGTGTGTGGCGACTACAATATCGTGCACAAACCAATCGATATTCATGATCCCGTAGGCAACAAGAACAGCAGTGGTTTTCTGCCCGAAGAACGTGCATGGCTGGACAAATTATATGAAAACGGCTTCGTAGATACTTTCCGTCATTTCTGTAGTGATCCGCACCAATATAGCTGGTGGAGTTTCCGCGCCAATGCACGCAATAATAATAAGGGATGGCGTATCGATTATATCAGTGTCACTACACCATTGCAGGAAAAGCTGAAAGAGGCAAAGATTTACGCCGATATAAAGCACTCTGATCACTGCCCCATATATCTGCAATTAAGCCACTAA
- the metH gene encoding methionine synthase, which yields MSDTLNPAQTATGQEQTVIKPFLRLSGLEPLIVRPETNFINIGERTNVTGSKKFARLIREGQYEEALSVARQQVENGAQVLDVNMDDALLDGELAMTTFLNLLAAEPDISKIPVMIDSSKFSIIEAGLKCLQGKCIVNSISLKEGEAKFIEQATICKSFGAAVVVMAFDEYGQADTEEKKVAFCHRSYKILTEVVGFDPQDIIFDPNIFAIATGIEEHNNYAVDFINATRRIKELMPLTSVSGGVSNISFSFRGNDLVREAMHSVFLFYAIKAGMNMGIVNAGMLQIYDEIEPKLRELCDDAILNRREDATERLIAYAETVKAKGKVIEKDETWRHGSVEERLSHALVNGITDYIEADTEEARQKYPRPLDVIEGPLMDGMNIVGDLFGSGKMFLPQVVKSARVMKKSVAVLTPFIEAEKARMVAENGGVIKSAGKILLATVKGDVHDIGKNIVGVVLGCNGYDIIDMGVMVPAEKILQTARQEDVDIIGLSGLITPSLDEMVHVAREMKRQHFEVPLLIGGATTSRTHTAVKIAPEYEHGVVHVLDASRSVTVTGNLLNKALRKNFLQEVTTEYTKLNDNFRNKKPVKQYLPIAEARQNKAISDWTGFTPVVPKQLGVQVFKNYELADIAEYIDWQPFFISWELHGKFPQILTDEVVGVEASRLYEDAKVMLKRIVEEKWVTANAVIGLFPASRTADDTITVLSPKPGQGTVNLECLRQQIKKAPGQPNISLADFIAPSDTGIQDYMGAFAVTTGGGIEEWLEKFKADHDDYSSIMLKALADRLVEAFAELMHERVRKEFWGYASEEHLSKDDLIKEEYAGIRPAPGYPACPEHTEKYKMFDMLDATENTGITLTESLAMYPASSVSGWYFANPAAKYFGIGKIEKDQVIDYAERKGWTVEEAEKWLRPVLEYDM from the coding sequence ATGAGCGATACACTCAATCCCGCGCAAACTGCCACTGGACAGGAACAAACTGTCATCAAACCATTTTTGCGCCTGAGCGGCCTGGAGCCACTGATAGTACGACCTGAAACCAACTTCATCAATATTGGTGAACGTACTAACGTAACCGGTTCTAAAAAATTTGCCCGTCTGATCAGGGAAGGACAGTACGAAGAAGCACTGTCTGTAGCCCGCCAGCAGGTAGAAAACGGTGCGCAGGTACTGGACGTAAACATGGATGATGCCCTCCTCGACGGAGAACTGGCAATGACCACCTTTCTGAACCTGCTTGCTGCAGAACCGGATATTTCAAAGATCCCGGTAATGATCGACTCCAGTAAGTTCAGCATCATTGAAGCCGGTCTGAAATGCCTGCAGGGTAAATGTATTGTGAACTCCATCTCCCTCAAGGAAGGTGAAGCGAAATTCATTGAACAGGCCACTATCTGCAAAAGCTTCGGTGCTGCTGTAGTCGTAATGGCTTTCGATGAGTATGGACAGGCAGATACAGAAGAGAAAAAAGTAGCGTTCTGTCATCGCTCTTACAAGATCCTGACAGAAGTTGTAGGGTTTGATCCACAGGATATCATATTCGACCCGAACATCTTTGCGATTGCCACAGGTATCGAAGAACACAATAACTACGCAGTAGACTTCATCAACGCCACCCGCCGTATCAAGGAACTAATGCCGCTGACCAGCGTAAGTGGTGGTGTGAGTAACATCTCCTTCTCCTTCAGAGGAAATGACCTGGTGCGCGAAGCGATGCACTCTGTATTCCTGTTCTACGCGATCAAAGCGGGCATGAACATGGGTATCGTGAATGCCGGTATGTTGCAGATCTATGATGAAATTGAACCAAAGCTGCGCGAACTCTGTGACGATGCTATCCTGAATCGCCGTGAAGATGCTACAGAACGCCTCATCGCCTATGCCGAAACTGTAAAGGCAAAAGGAAAGGTGATCGAAAAAGACGAAACCTGGCGCCACGGCTCTGTAGAAGAAAGACTAAGCCACGCACTCGTAAATGGTATCACTGACTATATCGAAGCTGATACCGAAGAAGCCAGACAAAAATATCCCCGTCCGCTGGATGTGATCGAAGGTCCGCTCATGGACGGTATGAACATCGTCGGCGACCTCTTCGGCAGTGGTAAAATGTTCCTGCCACAGGTAGTAAAAAGTGCCCGCGTGATGAAGAAATCCGTGGCCGTACTGACACCTTTTATTGAAGCAGAAAAAGCCAGGATGGTCGCAGAAAATGGTGGCGTGATCAAATCAGCCGGAAAGATCCTGCTGGCTACTGTAAAAGGCGACGTACACGACATCGGTAAAAATATCGTAGGTGTAGTATTGGGCTGTAATGGCTACGACATCATCGATATGGGAGTAATGGTCCCAGCGGAAAAAATTCTGCAGACCGCCCGCCAGGAAGATGTGGATATCATTGGCCTCAGTGGCCTGATCACCCCTAGTCTGGACGAAATGGTGCACGTGGCCAGAGAAATGAAACGCCAGCACTTTGAAGTACCATTATTAATAGGCGGTGCCACTACCTCCCGTACCCATACCGCCGTAAAAATTGCCCCCGAGTATGAACACGGCGTGGTGCATGTACTTGATGCGTCCCGTAGCGTAACCGTAACCGGTAACCTGCTGAACAAAGCCCTGAGAAAAAATTTCCTGCAGGAAGTAACAACTGAGTACACCAAACTCAATGATAACTTCCGCAATAAGAAACCAGTAAAACAATACCTTCCTATCGCAGAAGCCCGCCAGAACAAGGCGATCAGCGACTGGACAGGATTCACTCCGGTAGTTCCAAAACAACTGGGAGTACAGGTTTTTAAGAACTATGAACTGGCTGATATAGCTGAATATATAGACTGGCAGCCCTTCTTCATCTCATGGGAACTGCACGGTAAATTCCCGCAGATCCTGACGGACGAAGTAGTCGGTGTGGAAGCAAGTCGCCTGTATGAAGATGCCAAAGTAATGCTAAAACGCATCGTTGAAGAGAAATGGGTAACTGCCAACGCTGTAATTGGCCTCTTTCCTGCCAGCAGAACAGCAGATGATACCATCACCGTATTGTCACCAAAACCAGGTCAGGGTACCGTAAATCTGGAATGTCTGCGTCAGCAGATCAAGAAGGCGCCTGGTCAGCCAAACATATCACTGGCAGACTTTATCGCCCCCTCCGATACAGGTATCCAGGACTACATGGGTGCCTTTGCCGTGACCACAGGTGGTGGCATTGAAGAATGGTTGGAAAAGTTCAAGGCAGACCATGACGATTACAGCAGCATTATGCTGAAAGCCCTTGCGGACAGGCTGGTAGAAGCCTTTGCAGAGCTGATGCATGAGCGTGTAAGAAAGGAATTCTGGGGCTATGCTTCAGAAGAACACCTGAGTAAAGATGACCTGATCAAAGAAGAATACGCAGGCATACGTCCTGCACCAGGTTATCCTGCCTGTCCTGAACATACAGAGAAATACAAGATGTTCGATATGCTCGATGCTACGGAGAACACTGGTATCACACTCACAGAATCACTGGCCATGTATCCTGCTTCAAGTGTAAGTGGCTGGTATTTTGCCAACCCTGCTGCCAAATACTTTGGTATAGGAAAGATCGAGAAAGACCAGGTAATAGATTATGCTGAACGCAAAGGCTGGACTGTAGAAGAAGCAGAGAAATGGCTTAGACCGGTACTCGAATACGACATGTAA
- a CDS encoding homocysteine S-methyltransferase family protein — MKSLSQCAAERILIIDGAMGTMIQRYKLEEADYRGERFKDYHMDVKGNNDLLNLTQPQIIEAIHREYLEAGADIIETNTFSSTTIAMADYDMQALAFELNIAAAKIAKRAANDYTAKNPEKPRFVAGAIGPLNKTLSLSPDVNNPGFRSVTFDEVVTAYYEQIRGLHEGGVDILLIETIFDTLNSKAAIYAAKKYFRDIKQPELPIMISGTITDASGRTLSGQTLEAFYISVMHAKPFSVGLNCALGGEQMRPHVAELAQIAGCYVSCYPNAGLPNAFGEYDETPHDTACIIEDFAKEGFVNIVGGCCGTTPDHIRHIAQHVKTIAPRPLPVKETTLA, encoded by the coding sequence TACAAGCTGGAAGAAGCAGATTATAGAGGCGAGCGATTCAAGGATTACCATATGGATGTAAAAGGCAACAATGACCTGCTCAACCTGACTCAGCCCCAGATCATAGAAGCCATTCACAGGGAATACCTCGAAGCTGGCGCCGACATCATCGAAACCAATACATTTAGTAGCACGACCATCGCTATGGCCGACTATGATATGCAGGCTCTCGCTTTTGAACTGAACATAGCTGCTGCAAAAATTGCAAAAAGAGCTGCAAACGATTATACAGCGAAGAACCCCGAAAAGCCCCGCTTTGTAGCTGGTGCGATCGGTCCGCTGAATAAAACACTCTCCCTCTCCCCCGATGTGAACAATCCGGGGTTCCGCTCCGTTACTTTTGACGAAGTGGTGACTGCTTATTACGAACAAATTCGTGGTCTGCACGAAGGAGGCGTAGATATATTGCTGATCGAAACCATCTTTGATACCCTCAATAGTAAGGCCGCTATCTACGCTGCCAAGAAATACTTCCGGGATATCAAACAACCGGAACTACCTATCATGATCTCCGGTACCATTACCGATGCCTCCGGACGTACACTGAGCGGTCAGACCCTGGAAGCATTTTATATTTCCGTAATGCACGCCAAACCATTCTCTGTCGGCTTAAACTGTGCATTGGGTGGTGAGCAGATGCGTCCACACGTGGCGGAACTGGCACAGATAGCTGGCTGTTATGTAAGTTGCTACCCAAATGCCGGCCTGCCAAATGCATTCGGAGAATACGACGAAACACCGCACGATACAGCCTGCATCATCGAAGATTTTGCTAAAGAAGGTTTTGTAAACATCGTTGGCGGTTGCTGTGGCACCACTCCGGATCATATCCGGCACATTGCTCAGCACGTGAAAACAATCGCGCCAAGACCATTACCAGTAAAGGAAACAACACTGGCCTAA